In bacterium, a genomic segment contains:
- a CDS encoding amidohydrolase, translating into MRWLTLAVWGVAAMATTTGCSRTKTPPAAEPNILVGPRFWTGDAAHPWADALVLSEGRIVALASKAEIPKLIAGGGSVRELPGVVAVPGLVDAHGHLAGYALARRRVDLAGTTSVEQALDRVEKFAAAHPDDRWVQGRGWDQNEWPDHAWPDADRLEQIVPGRPCALWRVDGHALWVNRTALAAAGIGPATKDPSGGTIHRDSDGRPTGILVDNAAELVAAKIPAPSAKELRAALEAAAPELTALGLTGVHAMDVDGKEWDALEALAREGRFPLRVTAYAKLESDLHRRLLAQGPLVSGRLRAAGVKLYADGALGSRGARLLAPYDDARGVKGLWIVPPKKLEEQVAAVLAARLQPAVHAIGDAANREVLDAFAAAERRDPAARDLRPRVEHAQILDRADVPRFARLGAIASMQPTHATSDMPWVEDRLGSARLAGAYAWRSLASSGARLAFGSDFPIESPDPRLGLYAATTRQDLRGAPSGGWLPAQRLTLVEALAAFTQGAAYAGRDEENVGQLTPGKWCDVTVFGIDIFNAPPREIAEAPIAATVIGGQVFFRQAAPKR; encoded by the coding sequence ATGCGCTGGCTGACGTTGGCGGTCTGGGGAGTGGCGGCGATGGCGACGACGACGGGCTGTTCGCGGACCAAGACGCCGCCGGCGGCCGAGCCGAACATCCTCGTCGGGCCCCGCTTCTGGACGGGCGACGCGGCCCATCCCTGGGCCGACGCCCTCGTGTTGAGCGAGGGGCGGATCGTCGCCCTCGCCTCGAAGGCCGAGATCCCCAAGCTGATCGCCGGCGGCGGCTCGGTGCGCGAGCTTCCCGGCGTCGTCGCCGTGCCGGGGCTGGTGGACGCGCACGGCCACCTCGCCGGCTACGCGCTGGCGCGCCGGCGGGTCGATCTCGCCGGGACGACGTCGGTCGAGCAGGCGCTCGACCGCGTGGAGAAGTTCGCCGCCGCCCATCCCGACGACCGCTGGGTCCAGGGGCGGGGCTGGGACCAGAACGAGTGGCCCGACCACGCCTGGCCCGACGCCGACCGCCTCGAGCAGATCGTGCCGGGGCGTCCCTGCGCGCTGTGGCGCGTGGACGGCCACGCGCTCTGGGTCAACCGCACCGCGCTCGCCGCGGCCGGCATCGGCCCGGCGACGAAGGATCCGTCGGGAGGGACGATCCACCGCGACAGCGACGGACGCCCGACCGGCATCCTCGTGGACAACGCCGCCGAACTGGTCGCCGCGAAGATCCCAGCGCCGTCGGCGAAGGAGCTTCGCGCCGCGCTCGAGGCGGCCGCGCCCGAGCTGACGGCGCTCGGCCTCACCGGCGTGCACGCGATGGACGTGGACGGCAAGGAGTGGGACGCGCTGGAGGCGCTCGCCCGCGAAGGGCGCTTCCCGCTGCGCGTGACCGCCTACGCCAAGCTCGAGTCCGATCTCCATCGGCGGCTGCTCGCGCAGGGGCCGCTCGTCTCCGGCCGCCTGCGCGCGGCGGGGGTGAAGCTCTACGCCGACGGCGCGCTCGGCAGCCGCGGCGCGCGCCTCCTCGCGCCGTACGACGACGCGCGCGGCGTCAAGGGGCTCTGGATCGTTCCGCCGAAGAAGCTCGAGGAGCAGGTCGCCGCGGTGCTCGCCGCGCGCCTGCAGCCGGCGGTGCACGCGATCGGCGACGCCGCGAACCGCGAGGTGCTCGACGCCTTCGCCGCCGCGGAGCGGCGCGACCCCGCGGCGCGCGACCTGCGCCCGCGCGTCGAGCACGCGCAGATCCTCGACCGCGCCGACGTTCCGCGCTTCGCGCGCCTCGGCGCGATCGCCTCGATGCAGCCGACGCACGCGACCTCCGACATGCCGTGGGTCGAGGACCGCCTCGGGTCGGCGCGCCTCGCCGGCGCCTACGCCTGGCGCTCGCTCGCCTCGTCCGGCGCGCGGCTCGCCTTCGGCTCCGACTTCCCGATCGAGTCCCCCGATCCGCGGCTCGGCCTCTACGCGGCGACGACGCGGCAGGACCTGCGCGGCGCGCCGTCCGGCGGCTGGCTCCCCGCGCAGCGGCTGACGCTCGTCGAGGCGCTCGCGGCGTTCACGCAGGGCGCCGCCTACGCCGGGCGGGACGAGGAGAACGTCGGCCAGCTGACGCCGGGGAAGTGGTGCGACGTGACG